The Strigops habroptila isolate Jane chromosome 8, bStrHab1.2.pri, whole genome shotgun sequence genome includes a window with the following:
- the LOC115611160 gene encoding protein zyg-11 homolog B isoform X1, whose product MAYTDLTRLEEASPYSLLDICLNFLTANLEKFCTERQDGTLCLQEPGMFPQEVADRLLQTMAFHGLLNDGTVGIFRGNQMRLKRACIRKAKISAVAFRKAFCHHKLVELDATGVNADITITDIISGLGSNKWIQQNLQCLVLNSLTLSLEDPYERCFSQLSGLRALSITNVLFYNEDLADVASLPRLESLDISNTSVTDITALLTCKDRLKSLTMHHLKCLKMTTTQILDVIRELKYLNHLDISDDKQFTSDIALRLLEQKDILPNLVSLDISGRKHVTDKAVEAFIQQRPTMQFVGLLATDAGYSEFLTGEGNLKVSGEANETQISEALKRYSERAFFVREALFHLFSLTHVMEKTKPEILKLVVIGMRNHPLNLPVQLAASACVFNLTKQDLAAGMPVRLLADVTHLLLKAMEHFPNHQQLQKNCLLSLCSDRILQDVPFNRFEAAKLVMQWLCNHEDQNMQRMAVAIISILAAKLSTEQTAQLGAELFIVRQLLQIVKQKTNQNLVDTTLKFTLSALWNLTDESPTTCRHFIENQGLELFMRVLESFPSESSIQQKVLGLLNNIAEVKELHSELMWKDFIDHISKLLHSVEVEVSYFAAGIIAHLISRGEQAWTLSRSQRTSLLEQLHSAILNWPTPECEMVAYRSFNPFFPLLGCFMTPGVQLWAVWAMQHVCSKNPARYCSMLIEEGGLQHLYNIKENVQTDPHVQRIAIAILDSLEKHIMRHGRPPPCRKQQQNKPN is encoded by the exons GGCTTCTCAACGATGGAACTGTGGGCATCTTCCGAGGCAACCAGATGCGTTTGAAACGAGCCTGTATCCGAAAGGCGAAAATCTCTGCTGTGGCTTTCCGGAAAGCATTCTGCCATCACAAGCTGGTGGAACTTGATGCTACTGGGGTGAATGCAGATATAACAATCACAGACATTATAAGTGGACTTGGCAGCAATAAATGGATCCAACAAAATCTGCAATGCCTTGTGCTGAACTCACTAACTCTTTCTTTGGAAGACCCATACGAGAGGTGCTTCAGTCAGTTGTCTGGGCTTCGTGCATTGAGTATTACCAATGTTCTGTTCTACAACGAGGACTTGGCAGATGTTGCTTCACTTCCTAGATTAGAAAGTCTGGATATATCAAACACCTCTGTCACTGACATAACAGCACTTCTCACCTGCAAAGACCGACTCAAGTCTTTGACCATGCACCACCTGAAATGCTTGAAAATGACCACAACCCAGATTCTGGATGTTATAAGAGAACTAAAATACCTGAATCACCTGGATATTTCAGATGACAAACAGTTCACATCAGACATAGCGCTTCGTTTACTGGAACAGAAAGATATCTTGCCTAATCTTGTGTCTTTGgacatttctggaagaaaacatgtGACAGATAAAGCTGTAGAAGCATTTATTCAGCAGCGTCCCACAATGCAGTTTGTAGGACTGCTCGCTACTGACGCCGGCTACTCAGAATTCCTTACAGGAGAAGGAAACCTAAAG GTGTCAGGAGAAGCAAATGAAACTCAGatttctgaagcactgaaaCGTTACAGTGAACGGGCTTTCTTTGTGAGAGAAgcactttttcatttattcagcCTGACACatgtaatggaaaaaacaaagcctgAAATTTTAAAG CTTGTGGTAATTGGAATGAGAAATCACCCCCTCAACTTGCCTGTGCAGTTAGCAGCAAGCGCGTGTGTCTTTAACCTAACCAAGCAAGATCTAGCAGCAGGTATGCCTGTGCGACTTCTGGCTGATGTCACTCACTTGCTCCTGAAAGCCATGGAACACTTCCCAAACCATCAACAG CTACAAAAGAATTGCCTTCTTTCACTGTGCAGTGATAGAATCCTTCAGGATGTTCCATTTAACAG GTTTGAAGCAGCCAAACTTGTTATGCAGTGGCTGTGTAATCATGAAGATCAAAACATGCAAAGGATGGCTGTAGCCATAATTTCCATTCTTGCTGCAAAG CTTTCAACAGAGCAAACAGCTCAGCTTGGCGCAGAACTCTTCATTGTTAGG CAACTTCTACAAATagttaaacagaaaacaaatcagaatcTCGTAGACACTACTCTCAAGTTCACATTGAGTGCACTTTGGAACCTCACTGATGAATCTCCAACAACATGTCGACACTTCATTGAAAATCAAGGGCTAGAACTTTTCATGAGAGTCTTAGAG TCTTTCCCATCGGAATCATCCATCCAACAGAAAGTTCTTGGACTTCTG aATAACATAGCTGAAGTTAAAGAACTCCATTCTGAATTAATGTGGAAGGACTTTATAGACCACATCAGTAAATTATTGCACAGTGTGGAGGTGGAAGTTAGCTACTTTGCAGCAGGGATTATTGCTCATTTGATATCTCGAGGAGAGCAGGCCTGGACACTAAGCCGCAGCCAGAGGACATCTCTCCTTGAACAGCTG CATTCTGCAATTTTGAATTGGCCAACCCCAGAGTGTGAGATGGTGGCTTACAG GTCTTTCAATCCGTTTTTTCCCCTACTTGGCTGTTTCATGACACCTGGTGTCCAGTTATGGGCAGTGTGGGCCATGCAGCACGTCTGCAGCAAAAATC CTGCCAGATACTGCAGCATGTTAATTGAAGAAGGTGGTTTACAGCATTTATACAACATCAAGGAAAACGTCCAGACTGATCCCCACGTCCAAAGGATTGCTATTGCCATCCTAGATAGTTTGGAAAAACACATTATGCGTCATGGGAGACCACCGCCCTGtagaaaacaacaacagaatAAACCAAACTGA
- the LOC115611160 gene encoding protein zyg-11 homolog B isoform X2 translates to MEEASPYSLLDICLNFLTANLEKFCTERQDGTLCLQEPGMFPQEVADRLLQTMAFHGLLNDGTVGIFRGNQMRLKRACIRKAKISAVAFRKAFCHHKLVELDATGVNADITITDIISGLGSNKWIQQNLQCLVLNSLTLSLEDPYERCFSQLSGLRALSITNVLFYNEDLADVASLPRLESLDISNTSVTDITALLTCKDRLKSLTMHHLKCLKMTTTQILDVIRELKYLNHLDISDDKQFTSDIALRLLEQKDILPNLVSLDISGRKHVTDKAVEAFIQQRPTMQFVGLLATDAGYSEFLTGEGNLKVSGEANETQISEALKRYSERAFFVREALFHLFSLTHVMEKTKPEILKLVVIGMRNHPLNLPVQLAASACVFNLTKQDLAAGMPVRLLADVTHLLLKAMEHFPNHQQLQKNCLLSLCSDRILQDVPFNRFEAAKLVMQWLCNHEDQNMQRMAVAIISILAAKLSTEQTAQLGAELFIVRQLLQIVKQKTNQNLVDTTLKFTLSALWNLTDESPTTCRHFIENQGLELFMRVLESFPSESSIQQKVLGLLNNIAEVKELHSELMWKDFIDHISKLLHSVEVEVSYFAAGIIAHLISRGEQAWTLSRSQRTSLLEQLHSAILNWPTPECEMVAYRSFNPFFPLLGCFMTPGVQLWAVWAMQHVCSKNPARYCSMLIEEGGLQHLYNIKENVQTDPHVQRIAIAILDSLEKHIMRHGRPPPCRKQQQNKPN, encoded by the exons GGCTTCTCAACGATGGAACTGTGGGCATCTTCCGAGGCAACCAGATGCGTTTGAAACGAGCCTGTATCCGAAAGGCGAAAATCTCTGCTGTGGCTTTCCGGAAAGCATTCTGCCATCACAAGCTGGTGGAACTTGATGCTACTGGGGTGAATGCAGATATAACAATCACAGACATTATAAGTGGACTTGGCAGCAATAAATGGATCCAACAAAATCTGCAATGCCTTGTGCTGAACTCACTAACTCTTTCTTTGGAAGACCCATACGAGAGGTGCTTCAGTCAGTTGTCTGGGCTTCGTGCATTGAGTATTACCAATGTTCTGTTCTACAACGAGGACTTGGCAGATGTTGCTTCACTTCCTAGATTAGAAAGTCTGGATATATCAAACACCTCTGTCACTGACATAACAGCACTTCTCACCTGCAAAGACCGACTCAAGTCTTTGACCATGCACCACCTGAAATGCTTGAAAATGACCACAACCCAGATTCTGGATGTTATAAGAGAACTAAAATACCTGAATCACCTGGATATTTCAGATGACAAACAGTTCACATCAGACATAGCGCTTCGTTTACTGGAACAGAAAGATATCTTGCCTAATCTTGTGTCTTTGgacatttctggaagaaaacatgtGACAGATAAAGCTGTAGAAGCATTTATTCAGCAGCGTCCCACAATGCAGTTTGTAGGACTGCTCGCTACTGACGCCGGCTACTCAGAATTCCTTACAGGAGAAGGAAACCTAAAG GTGTCAGGAGAAGCAAATGAAACTCAGatttctgaagcactgaaaCGTTACAGTGAACGGGCTTTCTTTGTGAGAGAAgcactttttcatttattcagcCTGACACatgtaatggaaaaaacaaagcctgAAATTTTAAAG CTTGTGGTAATTGGAATGAGAAATCACCCCCTCAACTTGCCTGTGCAGTTAGCAGCAAGCGCGTGTGTCTTTAACCTAACCAAGCAAGATCTAGCAGCAGGTATGCCTGTGCGACTTCTGGCTGATGTCACTCACTTGCTCCTGAAAGCCATGGAACACTTCCCAAACCATCAACAG CTACAAAAGAATTGCCTTCTTTCACTGTGCAGTGATAGAATCCTTCAGGATGTTCCATTTAACAG GTTTGAAGCAGCCAAACTTGTTATGCAGTGGCTGTGTAATCATGAAGATCAAAACATGCAAAGGATGGCTGTAGCCATAATTTCCATTCTTGCTGCAAAG CTTTCAACAGAGCAAACAGCTCAGCTTGGCGCAGAACTCTTCATTGTTAGG CAACTTCTACAAATagttaaacagaaaacaaatcagaatcTCGTAGACACTACTCTCAAGTTCACATTGAGTGCACTTTGGAACCTCACTGATGAATCTCCAACAACATGTCGACACTTCATTGAAAATCAAGGGCTAGAACTTTTCATGAGAGTCTTAGAG TCTTTCCCATCGGAATCATCCATCCAACAGAAAGTTCTTGGACTTCTG aATAACATAGCTGAAGTTAAAGAACTCCATTCTGAATTAATGTGGAAGGACTTTATAGACCACATCAGTAAATTATTGCACAGTGTGGAGGTGGAAGTTAGCTACTTTGCAGCAGGGATTATTGCTCATTTGATATCTCGAGGAGAGCAGGCCTGGACACTAAGCCGCAGCCAGAGGACATCTCTCCTTGAACAGCTG CATTCTGCAATTTTGAATTGGCCAACCCCAGAGTGTGAGATGGTGGCTTACAG GTCTTTCAATCCGTTTTTTCCCCTACTTGGCTGTTTCATGACACCTGGTGTCCAGTTATGGGCAGTGTGGGCCATGCAGCACGTCTGCAGCAAAAATC CTGCCAGATACTGCAGCATGTTAATTGAAGAAGGTGGTTTACAGCATTTATACAACATCAAGGAAAACGTCCAGACTGATCCCCACGTCCAAAGGATTGCTATTGCCATCCTAGATAGTTTGGAAAAACACATTATGCGTCATGGGAGACCACCGCCCTGtagaaaacaacaacagaatAAACCAAACTGA
- the LOC115611160 gene encoding protein zyg-11 homolog B isoform X3 codes for MAYTDLTRLEEASPYSLLDICLNFLTANLEKFCTERQDGTLCLQEPGMFPQEVADRLLQTMAFHGLLNDGTVGIFRGNQMRLKRACIRKAKISAVAFRKAFCHHKLVELDATGVNADITITDIISGLGSNKWIQQNLQCLVLNSLTLSLEDPYERCFSQLSGLRALSITNVLFYNEDLADVASLPRLESLDISNTSVTDITALLTCKDRLKSLTMHHLKCLKMTTTQILDVIRELKYLNHLDISDDKQFTSDIALRLLEQKDILPNLVSLDISGRKHVTDKAVEAFIQQRPTMQFVGLLATDAGYSEFLTGEGNLKVSGEANETQISEALKRYSERAFFVREALFHLFSLTHVMEKTKPEILKLVVIGMRNHPLNLPVQLAASACVFNLTKQDLAAGMPVRLLADVTHLLLKAMEHFPNHQQLQKNCLLSLCSDRILQDVPFNRFEAAKLVMQWLCNHEDQNMQRMAVAIISILAAKLSTEQTAQLGAELFIVRQLLQIVKQKTNQNLVDTTLKFTLSALWNLTDESPTTCRHFIENQGLELFMRVLESFPSESSIQQKVLGLLHSAILNWPTPECEMVAYRSFNPFFPLLGCFMTPGVQLWAVWAMQHVCSKNPARYCSMLIEEGGLQHLYNIKENVQTDPHVQRIAIAILDSLEKHIMRHGRPPPCRKQQQNKPN; via the exons GGCTTCTCAACGATGGAACTGTGGGCATCTTCCGAGGCAACCAGATGCGTTTGAAACGAGCCTGTATCCGAAAGGCGAAAATCTCTGCTGTGGCTTTCCGGAAAGCATTCTGCCATCACAAGCTGGTGGAACTTGATGCTACTGGGGTGAATGCAGATATAACAATCACAGACATTATAAGTGGACTTGGCAGCAATAAATGGATCCAACAAAATCTGCAATGCCTTGTGCTGAACTCACTAACTCTTTCTTTGGAAGACCCATACGAGAGGTGCTTCAGTCAGTTGTCTGGGCTTCGTGCATTGAGTATTACCAATGTTCTGTTCTACAACGAGGACTTGGCAGATGTTGCTTCACTTCCTAGATTAGAAAGTCTGGATATATCAAACACCTCTGTCACTGACATAACAGCACTTCTCACCTGCAAAGACCGACTCAAGTCTTTGACCATGCACCACCTGAAATGCTTGAAAATGACCACAACCCAGATTCTGGATGTTATAAGAGAACTAAAATACCTGAATCACCTGGATATTTCAGATGACAAACAGTTCACATCAGACATAGCGCTTCGTTTACTGGAACAGAAAGATATCTTGCCTAATCTTGTGTCTTTGgacatttctggaagaaaacatgtGACAGATAAAGCTGTAGAAGCATTTATTCAGCAGCGTCCCACAATGCAGTTTGTAGGACTGCTCGCTACTGACGCCGGCTACTCAGAATTCCTTACAGGAGAAGGAAACCTAAAG GTGTCAGGAGAAGCAAATGAAACTCAGatttctgaagcactgaaaCGTTACAGTGAACGGGCTTTCTTTGTGAGAGAAgcactttttcatttattcagcCTGACACatgtaatggaaaaaacaaagcctgAAATTTTAAAG CTTGTGGTAATTGGAATGAGAAATCACCCCCTCAACTTGCCTGTGCAGTTAGCAGCAAGCGCGTGTGTCTTTAACCTAACCAAGCAAGATCTAGCAGCAGGTATGCCTGTGCGACTTCTGGCTGATGTCACTCACTTGCTCCTGAAAGCCATGGAACACTTCCCAAACCATCAACAG CTACAAAAGAATTGCCTTCTTTCACTGTGCAGTGATAGAATCCTTCAGGATGTTCCATTTAACAG GTTTGAAGCAGCCAAACTTGTTATGCAGTGGCTGTGTAATCATGAAGATCAAAACATGCAAAGGATGGCTGTAGCCATAATTTCCATTCTTGCTGCAAAG CTTTCAACAGAGCAAACAGCTCAGCTTGGCGCAGAACTCTTCATTGTTAGG CAACTTCTACAAATagttaaacagaaaacaaatcagaatcTCGTAGACACTACTCTCAAGTTCACATTGAGTGCACTTTGGAACCTCACTGATGAATCTCCAACAACATGTCGACACTTCATTGAAAATCAAGGGCTAGAACTTTTCATGAGAGTCTTAGAG TCTTTCCCATCGGAATCATCCATCCAACAGAAAGTTCTTGGACTTCTG CATTCTGCAATTTTGAATTGGCCAACCCCAGAGTGTGAGATGGTGGCTTACAG GTCTTTCAATCCGTTTTTTCCCCTACTTGGCTGTTTCATGACACCTGGTGTCCAGTTATGGGCAGTGTGGGCCATGCAGCACGTCTGCAGCAAAAATC CTGCCAGATACTGCAGCATGTTAATTGAAGAAGGTGGTTTACAGCATTTATACAACATCAAGGAAAACGTCCAGACTGATCCCCACGTCCAAAGGATTGCTATTGCCATCCTAGATAGTTTGGAAAAACACATTATGCGTCATGGGAGACCACCGCCCTGtagaaaacaacaacagaatAAACCAAACTGA